In the Vibrio gigantis genome, one interval contains:
- a CDS encoding nucleoside triphosphate pyrophosphohydrolase family protein, protein MNLSQLSQEIYDHLYRDIEEFRSTFDLPVAAPETMDEKGDTLHTSLAIEELTELAEADSKIEQADAIVDSVYVLMGRLVHLGQAKVEDNLAISYLIDLLLNVSKNRSIDFLPCWDEVHSSNMSKVCRNETEYAETEAFYAEQNIKLMAVQKGEYIIAKCAEDFVSEGKTVRQGKVLKSVHYRPANLEPLTA, encoded by the coding sequence ATGAACCTTTCTCAACTAAGCCAAGAAATCTACGATCACCTTTACCGCGATATTGAAGAGTTCCGCAGTACTTTTGATCTGCCTGTTGCTGCTCCTGAAACAATGGACGAAAAAGGCGATACGCTACACACCTCTCTAGCGATCGAAGAACTGACAGAACTTGCAGAAGCTGACTCTAAAATCGAACAAGCGGACGCTATTGTAGACAGCGTTTATGTTTTGATGGGACGTTTGGTTCACCTTGGTCAGGCTAAGGTAGAAGACAACCTAGCAATCAGTTACCTGATCGACCTACTATTGAATGTTTCTAAAAACCGCTCAATCGATTTCCTACCTTGCTGGGATGAAGTGCACTCAAGCAACATGAGCAAAGTATGTCGTAACGAAACAGAATACGCAGAAACTGAAGCTTTCTATGCTGAGCAGAACATCAAACTGATGGCCGTTCAAAAAGGCGAATACATCATCGCTAAGTGTGCGGAAGATTTCGTATCTGAAGGTAAAACAGTTCGCCAAGGTAAAGTATTAAAATCTGTACATTACCGCCCAGCAAACCTTGAGCCTCTAACAGCTTAA
- a CDS encoding sensor domain-containing diguanylate cyclase: MNQASESEIVIRRLYQITNDYRKGFDIQIVQLLIMGLERFNLDIGILSKVDGNTYVVEHCVTPEGVELNSGDTFDYRSTYCEITCNSIGPICIEHCGKHDKYATHPAYQSFGLESYIGIPIFVNDELYGTLNFSSPAPYHREFKEFDIDVMRLMASWIEVELVRRQQERKLKELNEKLEYQALYDPLTHLPNRRCLFKTLNAEVEQLKGSLGKGTLAVVDIDFFKQVNDIYGHQMGDVVLKKVASVLSNNIQEGEFVARFGGEEFILWYPNKTPSCVEDKFITLLQETKKITLDRKPVTISIGACHFELSTGDSKGERMSALDKLIKVADECMYIAKQNGRDQFISRPYHQERSGI; this comes from the coding sequence ATGAACCAAGCAAGTGAAAGTGAAATTGTTATACGCCGCTTGTATCAAATCACCAATGATTATCGAAAGGGTTTCGATATTCAGATTGTTCAGCTGCTTATCATGGGGCTTGAACGCTTCAACCTAGATATTGGTATCTTATCTAAAGTCGATGGCAACACTTATGTCGTCGAACACTGCGTTACGCCTGAAGGGGTTGAACTCAACAGTGGCGATACCTTCGATTATCGGTCGACTTATTGCGAAATTACTTGTAATTCTATTGGCCCTATATGCATTGAACATTGTGGTAAACACGATAAGTATGCGACTCATCCTGCCTATCAGTCTTTTGGTTTAGAGTCGTACATTGGTATTCCTATCTTCGTTAATGATGAGCTTTATGGCACCTTAAACTTTTCAAGTCCAGCTCCTTATCATCGTGAGTTCAAAGAGTTTGATATCGATGTGATGAGATTAATGGCTTCATGGATCGAAGTGGAACTGGTTAGAAGACAACAAGAACGAAAACTCAAAGAATTGAATGAGAAGTTGGAATACCAAGCTCTGTACGACCCTTTAACACACTTACCGAATAGACGTTGTTTGTTTAAAACGTTGAATGCAGAAGTGGAGCAGTTAAAAGGGTCTTTAGGAAAGGGAACCTTGGCAGTTGTCGATATCGACTTTTTTAAACAGGTCAACGACATTTATGGGCATCAAATGGGTGATGTTGTATTAAAGAAAGTGGCGAGCGTGCTGAGCAATAATATTCAAGAGGGGGAATTTGTGGCGCGTTTTGGTGGTGAAGAGTTCATTCTTTGGTATCCAAATAAAACGCCAAGTTGTGTTGAAGATAAGTTCATAACTCTTCTGCAAGAGACGAAGAAAATCACGCTTGATAGAAAGCCAGTTACCATATCAATCGGTGCGTGTCATTTTGAGTTGAGCACAGGGGATAGTAAAGGGGAAAGGATGTCAGCGTTAGATAAGCTAATCAAAGTTGCTGATGAATGTATGTATATTGCGAAACAAAATGGACGAGATCAGTTCATTTCTCGTCCATATCATCAAGAGCGCTCGGGAATATGA
- a CDS encoding DUF1415 domain-containing protein translates to MSNTQNTDLQTIHDQVKQWLDDVVIGLNLCPFAAKPQRNKQIKIFVSEANTEEALLEDIMAHFVKLDNTPVVELETTLVVVPNMLQDFFDYNMFIDWIEALIKQEDWEGVYQVATFHPDYCFGGADPEDDENLTNRSPYPVYHLIREASMEKVLKHYPNPEAIPDTNIARVESLTPEERRKLFPYLFS, encoded by the coding sequence ATGTCGAACACTCAAAACACAGATCTTCAAACCATCCATGACCAAGTAAAACAATGGTTAGACGATGTCGTTATTGGCCTAAACCTGTGCCCATTTGCAGCAAAGCCTCAACGTAATAAGCAGATTAAGATCTTTGTGAGTGAAGCGAATACGGAAGAAGCGTTACTGGAAGACATCATGGCGCATTTCGTAAAGTTAGATAACACGCCAGTCGTGGAATTAGAGACGACTTTGGTCGTTGTGCCTAACATGCTGCAAGATTTCTTCGACTACAACATGTTCATTGATTGGATTGAAGCATTGATCAAGCAAGAAGATTGGGAAGGTGTTTACCAAGTGGCTACCTTCCACCCTGACTATTGCTTTGGTGGTGCGGATCCTGAAGACGATGAAAACCTCACTAACCGCTCACCGTATCCTGTTTATCATTTGATTCGTGAAGCGAGCATGGAAAAGGTGCTAAAGCATTATCCTAACCCTGAAGCGATTCCTGATACCAACATCGCGAGAGTTGAGTCGTTAACGCCAGAAGAACGTCGTAAACTGTTCCCTTACCTGTTCAGCTAA
- a CDS encoding MFS transporter yields MFDKGSPQYKQITQSLAIGSFIIFCNLYLFQPILPHMAEYFQVSETQINWLFAATTLGLSISLVPWAIASETFGRKPIILFSLFAIPLIGLSMVFTTTLLQLVIARAFMGIAVAAFAGVAVAYMVEELSPKAFAVAIGGYIAANSLGGIFGRVLGGLITDYFDWHATVLFFVVGSLLGALYIAYSLPDQQNFKPQKGLFFHHNRSVVMHLRNRTLWLAMLIGGANFALFVNLYSVMGFRLVSEPHSVPVGLASLIFLCYLAGTVSSKLSNKWTLRFDPLNGILLGVCISLVGMLVSAVDKVPFMLAGLLLISGGAFFAHTLAYSWVSQKAPSAKATATALYLVHYYIGGSLGGFLLLYCWQLFGWNGVIAGGSIFYVAIFAWVYQLKQLQVSASKLAQA; encoded by the coding sequence ATGTTTGATAAAGGCAGTCCTCAATACAAACAAATCACCCAGTCATTGGCGATTGGTTCATTCATCATTTTCTGTAACCTTTATCTCTTTCAGCCAATCTTGCCGCACATGGCGGAGTACTTCCAAGTATCAGAAACCCAAATCAACTGGCTATTTGCCGCGACGACACTTGGACTTTCTATCAGCTTGGTGCCTTGGGCAATCGCTTCTGAAACCTTCGGTCGAAAACCCATCATTCTATTCAGCTTATTTGCTATCCCATTAATAGGGTTAAGCATGGTGTTCACGACTACCTTACTGCAGCTCGTTATTGCTAGAGCATTCATGGGAATCGCTGTCGCTGCGTTTGCAGGTGTGGCGGTTGCCTACATGGTGGAAGAGTTGTCACCGAAAGCGTTCGCAGTCGCGATTGGAGGTTATATTGCGGCTAACTCGTTAGGAGGCATCTTTGGGCGTGTATTAGGTGGCTTGATTACGGACTATTTCGACTGGCATGCGACGGTTTTGTTTTTTGTTGTCGGCTCTTTGCTTGGTGCGCTCTATATTGCGTATAGCCTGCCTGACCAACAAAACTTCAAACCGCAGAAAGGGCTGTTCTTTCATCATAACCGCTCGGTAGTGATGCACTTAAGAAACCGTACCTTGTGGCTCGCGATGTTGATCGGCGGCGCTAACTTCGCACTGTTCGTTAACCTGTATTCGGTAATGGGCTTTAGGTTAGTATCCGAACCTCACTCAGTGCCTGTTGGTTTAGCGTCACTTATATTCCTGTGCTATCTGGCGGGTACCGTCAGCTCTAAGCTATCTAACAAATGGACGCTACGTTTCGATCCATTAAACGGAATTCTTTTAGGCGTGTGTATAAGCTTGGTAGGAATGCTAGTTTCTGCGGTCGATAAAGTACCATTCATGTTAGCAGGCTTGTTATTGATTAGTGGCGGGGCATTCTTCGCCCACACCCTTGCCTATTCTTGGGTAAGTCAAAAAGCACCAAGCGCCAAAGCGACAGCAACTGCACTTTACTTAGTCCACTACTACATAGGCGGGAGCTTAGGTGGTTTCCTACTCTTGTATTGCTGGCAACTATTCGGTTGGAATGGCGTAATTGCGGGTGGCTCAATCTTCTATGTTGCTATATTTGCTTGGGTCTACCAGTTGAAGCAGCTTCAAGTATCGGCATCCAAACTCGCACAAGCATAG
- a CDS encoding LysR family transcriptional regulator, which produces MLESKPLRHFLAVAQFGNFTQAAKALHIAQPALSISIKKLEQTLELILFRRGDKSVTLTEEGKVLFEHAKRIAQQFDDAQLAMNELKGLEKGEVRLGAPSMMGSYFFPQVVMAFKSQYPNLKLTLIDAGTASIREMLLNGELDIGVINHENVPDDLETDHLLSSEMLAVVGKEHPLASQSSITFEEFFEQELIMFKSGYFHRDFIDATCKKYDLDMTIAFETNLLPMILSIVKREFAITALLSLVTEYEEDVVGVPFQDPVKLNLSLAWRKEGYLSKADRTFIDFVKQYV; this is translated from the coding sequence ATGCTTGAATCAAAACCACTTCGACATTTTTTGGCAGTTGCTCAGTTTGGTAATTTTACTCAGGCTGCCAAAGCGTTGCATATCGCACAACCTGCATTGAGTATCTCCATTAAAAAACTCGAACAGACACTCGAGTTGATTCTATTCCGTCGAGGAGACAAATCCGTCACCTTAACAGAAGAGGGCAAGGTGCTGTTTGAGCATGCCAAGAGAATAGCCCAGCAGTTTGATGATGCTCAGCTTGCGATGAACGAGTTAAAGGGTTTAGAAAAAGGCGAAGTGCGATTAGGCGCGCCAAGCATGATGGGCAGTTATTTTTTCCCTCAAGTAGTGATGGCATTTAAAAGCCAATACCCAAACCTAAAGTTGACTTTGATAGATGCCGGAACCGCTTCTATTCGTGAGATGTTGTTAAACGGTGAGCTTGATATCGGCGTGATTAACCATGAAAACGTACCTGATGACCTAGAAACCGACCATTTGCTCAGTTCTGAAATGTTAGCCGTTGTCGGTAAAGAACACCCATTGGCGTCACAATCATCTATCACCTTTGAAGAGTTTTTTGAGCAAGAGCTGATCATGTTTAAATCAGGGTATTTCCATCGTGATTTCATCGATGCGACCTGCAAAAAATACGATTTAGATATGACCATCGCGTTCGAGACTAATTTACTACCGATGATTTTATCTATCGTAAAGCGAGAGTTCGCTATTACAGCACTACTTAGCTTAGTGACAGAGTATGAGGAAGACGTGGTAGGTGTGCCATTTCAAGACCCGGTAAAACTTAATCTATCTTTGGCGTGGCGAAAAGAAGGTTATTTGTCTAAGGCTGACCGAACCTTTATCGACTTCGTTAAACAATATGTGTGA
- a CDS encoding glutaredoxin family protein encodes MKRVVLYVADKCPHCKDAQRYLDSKKIVYRLTNAKMQRGRKELQAMGARSIPVLKIGDQVMVGWNQKNFDKMYNSKNT; translated from the coding sequence ATGAAACGTGTTGTATTGTACGTCGCAGACAAATGCCCTCACTGTAAAGATGCCCAAAGATATTTAGACTCTAAGAAAATTGTTTACCGTCTGACAAATGCAAAGATGCAGCGTGGCCGTAAAGAATTGCAAGCAATGGGTGCTCGTTCTATCCCCGTGCTTAAAATCGGCGATCAAGTGATGGTCGGCTGGAATCAGAAGAACTTCGATAAGATGTATAACTCAAAGAATACCTAA
- a CDS encoding YgjP-like metallopeptidase domain-containing protein — protein sequence MHPSLRYIQGYPKHILDPVTQLVESGKLVPWFEARYPKNHEIKSEKALFDYAIEIKNRYMKKTPPISKVIYDGKIHLINNALGLHSYVAKNHGGKIKSKNEIRIASVFKNAPEPLLRMLVVHELAHIKEKEHDKAFYQLCCHMEPEYHQLELDARLFMMYLDLKK from the coding sequence ATGCATCCTTCATTACGCTATATTCAAGGCTACCCTAAGCACATTCTTGATCCTGTTACTCAACTTGTTGAGTCGGGCAAATTAGTGCCGTGGTTTGAAGCTCGCTATCCAAAGAATCATGAAATAAAAAGCGAGAAAGCCCTGTTTGACTATGCGATTGAGATTAAAAATCGCTACATGAAAAAAACACCACCGATCAGCAAAGTGATTTACGACGGCAAGATTCATCTAATAAACAATGCGTTAGGTCTTCATTCTTACGTCGCGAAGAATCACGGTGGAAAGATCAAGTCAAAAAATGAGATTCGTATCGCCAGTGTTTTTAAAAATGCACCAGAACCTTTGCTAAGAATGCTGGTGGTACACGAACTGGCACATATCAAAGAGAAAGAGCACGACAAAGCTTTTTACCAACTATGCTGTCACATGGAACCGGAATACCATCAACTTGAGCTGGATGCCCGTTTATTCATGATGTATTTAGATTTAAAGAAGTAG
- the rlmF gene encoding 23S rRNA (adenine(1618)-N(6))-methyltransferase RlmF: MSQSQNRTTLSLSKNSTSSAKVKDNQAEQRGSKNSNSKPSSEKRISTKNTSEKSRKNSVAKGAGNNKAKRPFAKDSKAKQGTNKGSSNKGSFNKTVFNKNAAQKRRSAEKPQGGLHPRNQHTGRYDFELLVAALPELKEHLIKNPVGEDTINFSEPLAVKLLNKALLAHHYGVKHWDIPAGYLCPPIPGRADYIHRVADILNSDGQGEPYNHASVKALDIGVGANCIYPIIGATEYKWRFTGTDVDSVSIKTANFIAESNANLKGKIRARLQADSESIFKGVIKDNERYDVTICNPPFHSSLEEAEKGSQRKLDNLAANRAKKAGQSFKPEKNKKPAKQNKSTKQDKPTLNFGGQKAELWCPGGEAAFIMKMARESQLFATQVLWFTTLISKKDNVDMVRSELGKLRAKQVKVVEMSQGQKVSRFIAWTFMDDEQRQEWISLK, from the coding sequence ATGAGCCAATCACAAAACAGAACTACGCTAAGCCTGTCAAAAAACAGCACCTCATCAGCAAAGGTAAAAGACAACCAAGCTGAGCAAAGAGGTAGTAAGAACAGCAATAGCAAGCCAAGCAGCGAGAAGCGTATTTCTACAAAAAACACATCAGAAAAAAGCCGCAAGAATAGTGTAGCTAAAGGCGCTGGCAACAACAAAGCAAAGCGACCTTTTGCAAAAGATAGCAAAGCTAAACAGGGTACGAATAAAGGGTCATCGAATAAGGGCTCGTTCAATAAAACTGTATTTAACAAAAACGCAGCCCAGAAAAGACGTTCGGCAGAAAAGCCTCAAGGTGGATTACACCCAAGAAACCAACACACAGGTCGCTATGACTTTGAGTTATTGGTTGCAGCCTTACCTGAACTAAAAGAACATCTGATAAAGAACCCAGTGGGAGAAGACACCATTAACTTCTCAGAACCATTGGCCGTTAAGCTACTTAACAAAGCTTTGTTGGCACATCACTATGGCGTTAAGCATTGGGATATTCCCGCTGGTTACTTATGCCCGCCAATTCCTGGCCGTGCAGACTACATTCACAGAGTGGCAGATATCCTTAATAGTGATGGCCAAGGCGAACCTTATAATCATGCCTCTGTGAAAGCGTTAGATATTGGTGTCGGTGCAAACTGTATTTACCCAATTATTGGTGCGACAGAGTATAAATGGCGCTTTACGGGGACTGATGTTGATTCAGTCTCCATCAAAACAGCGAACTTCATTGCAGAAAGTAACGCTAATCTAAAAGGAAAGATCCGAGCTCGCCTACAAGCGGACTCAGAATCTATCTTTAAGGGCGTGATTAAGGATAATGAACGTTACGATGTCACTATTTGTAATCCTCCATTCCACAGTTCTCTTGAAGAAGCGGAAAAGGGTTCACAACGTAAACTGGATAATCTAGCGGCAAACCGTGCTAAGAAAGCGGGTCAGTCATTCAAGCCAGAAAAGAACAAGAAGCCAGCCAAGCAAAATAAATCAACTAAGCAGGATAAACCAACGTTAAACTTTGGTGGTCAAAAAGCCGAGCTTTGGTGCCCTGGTGGTGAAGCTGCATTCATTATGAAGATGGCGAGAGAGAGCCAACTTTTTGCTACTCAAGTATTGTGGTTTACGACATTGATCTCTAAGAAAGACAACGTCGATATGGTTCGCTCAGAACTGGGTAAGCTACGAGCTAAACAAGTGAAAGTGGTAGAGATGTCGCAAGGACAGAAGGTAAGTCGCTTTATCGCATGGACCTTTATGGACGACGAACAAAGACAAGAGTGGATTTCGCTTAAATAG
- the pilW gene encoding type IV pilus biogenesis/stability protein PilW, whose translation MPAKLLFSNPVSLSSPISLSSVVLLASVSLAGCVSVTEGPPKIESDPIAMSESRIELGLGYMGQGNMVRARENLELAIKHAPTYYRARLSMAHYYEQVGEIDEARMTYRKALSLDSRNGNVLNNYGTFLCKQGEYEQADKYFNRAIDQPYYYLVSASYENAAFCAFKAGNTDQAKYYFTRAIDHDPNRVKSILQLSKIEVSEADYNDARLRLFKFHQRYGYQIPSLQILVDLENKAGNRALEAKYQSKLDELLSA comes from the coding sequence ATGCCTGCCAAGCTGTTATTCTCAAACCCCGTTTCGTTATCATCCCCCATTTCGCTATCAAGCGTCGTACTACTCGCCTCTGTTTCGTTGGCTGGTTGCGTATCTGTCACCGAAGGCCCACCAAAGATTGAAAGTGATCCTATTGCGATGTCTGAATCTCGAATTGAGTTAGGTTTAGGCTATATGGGGCAAGGCAATATGGTGAGAGCCCGCGAAAACCTAGAGCTAGCCATCAAACATGCACCTACTTACTACCGTGCTCGGCTTTCAATGGCACATTATTACGAACAGGTTGGCGAAATAGACGAAGCAAGAATGACTTACCGCAAAGCACTCAGTCTCGATTCAAGAAACGGCAATGTACTGAACAACTACGGTACATTCTTGTGTAAACAGGGCGAATATGAACAAGCCGATAAATACTTCAACCGTGCCATCGACCAACCCTACTACTACTTAGTGTCTGCAAGTTATGAGAACGCCGCTTTTTGCGCGTTCAAAGCAGGGAATACAGACCAAGCCAAGTACTACTTCACTCGAGCCATTGACCACGACCCGAATCGAGTAAAGTCGATATTACAGCTCTCTAAAATTGAAGTAAGTGAAGCCGATTACAACGATGCTCGACTTCGTTTATTCAAATTCCACCAGCGCTATGGCTATCAAATTCCATCACTTCAAATATTGGTTGATCTTGAAAACAAAGCGGGTAACCGCGCTCTCGAAGCAAAATATCAGAGTAAGTTAGACGAGTTACTCTCTGCTTAA
- the metA gene encoding homoserine O-acetyltransferase MetA, producing MPIRIPDQLPASDVLREENIFVMPLSRASTQEIRPLRVLILNLMPKKIETETQFLRLLSNSPLQVDVELLRIDDRPSKNTPTEHLDNFYRQFEMVKGRNFDGLIITGAPLGLVQFEDVIYWDHLKTIMEWANKHVTSTLYVCWAAQAGLKLLYDLPKRTRKEKLSGVYNHEIHNPYHPILRGFDDTFLAPHSRYADFSQEYLAEHTDLDVLATSDVAGVYLAATKDKRNVFVTGHPEYDSHTLHNEYIRDLGEGMEPVIPINYYPNNNPDNKPVASWRSHGHLLFSNWLNYCVYQQTPYDLDHFSEDNFTKDD from the coding sequence GTGCCTATTCGCATTCCAGACCAATTGCCAGCATCCGATGTTCTTCGTGAAGAAAACATCTTCGTTATGCCGCTATCAAGAGCATCGACACAGGAAATTCGTCCACTTCGAGTCTTGATCCTCAACCTAATGCCAAAGAAGATTGAAACTGAAACTCAATTTTTACGCCTACTCTCGAACAGCCCGTTGCAAGTGGATGTAGAGCTGCTACGCATTGATGACCGACCAAGTAAAAACACACCGACTGAACACCTTGATAACTTCTACCGCCAATTTGAAATGGTTAAAGGAAGAAACTTTGATGGATTGATCATCACTGGTGCACCACTTGGCTTGGTTCAATTTGAAGATGTGATCTACTGGGACCACCTTAAGACCATCATGGAATGGGCAAACAAGCATGTAACCTCAACCTTGTATGTATGTTGGGCGGCTCAGGCTGGTTTAAAATTACTGTATGATTTACCAAAACGCACTCGTAAAGAGAAGCTATCTGGTGTTTATAATCACGAAATACATAATCCATACCACCCAATTTTACGTGGCTTCGACGATACGTTCTTAGCTCCGCACTCTCGCTATGCAGACTTCTCTCAGGAGTACTTAGCTGAGCATACTGACCTTGATGTTCTTGCGACTTCTGATGTTGCGGGTGTATATCTAGCGGCGACCAAAGATAAGCGAAACGTGTTTGTAACGGGTCACCCTGAATACGACTCCCATACACTTCACAATGAATACATTCGTGATTTAGGTGAAGGTATGGAGCCTGTGATACCAATCAACTACTACCCGAACAACAACCCAGACAACAAGCCTGTCGCAAGCTGGCGTAGCCATGGGCACTTACTGTTCTCAAACTGGCTAAACTACTGCGTTTACCAACAAACGCCTTACGATCTGGATCATTTTAGCGAAGATAACTTTACCAAAGACGATTAA
- a CDS encoding ATP-binding protein has protein sequence MKLILIRGLPGSGKSTKAKSYDAMHVEADMYYVDEQGEYHFDPRLLQQAHEWCQNTAENGLKQGLDVVVSNTFIKQWEMKAYRQLALKYNADLVIEVCRENYGTIHNIEPSVIKRMAKDWQE, from the coding sequence ATGAAGTTAATACTCATTCGAGGGCTGCCTGGTTCGGGCAAGTCAACAAAAGCAAAAAGTTACGATGCAATGCATGTCGAAGCTGATATGTATTATGTGGATGAGCAAGGTGAGTACCATTTTGATCCTAGACTCCTGCAACAAGCTCATGAATGGTGTCAGAACACGGCTGAAAACGGCTTAAAGCAAGGGCTTGATGTTGTTGTATCGAATACCTTCATCAAGCAATGGGAAATGAAGGCTTATCGTCAACTTGCACTTAAATACAACGCTGACTTGGTGATTGAAGTTTGCCGAGAGAACTATGGCACTATTCACAATATTGAACCTTCAGTGATCAAGCGAATGGCGAAAGATTGGCAAGAATAG
- a CDS encoding DUF3859 domain-containing protein: MAKRSVVVDMTSYGIYSTWDSKSKDLPKIQEFTTIVDAEIDVEFGYILNIKKAKGEKIRYCIYHPNITTDKGEVLEPFDGEEYVGNNDWDFYLGDTIWAPVSNKLGKWRMTVELKGNIIADKTFDLVAKDEGQFWKRRGF; the protein is encoded by the coding sequence ATGGCAAAGCGCTCTGTTGTGGTCGACATGACCTCTTATGGTATCTACTCTACATGGGATTCAAAATCTAAAGACCTCCCAAAAATCCAAGAGTTCACCACCATCGTTGATGCTGAAATCGACGTGGAATTTGGCTATATCCTGAATATCAAAAAAGCCAAAGGTGAGAAGATCCGTTACTGCATTTATCACCCGAACATCACCACAGACAAAGGTGAAGTGCTCGAACCGTTCGATGGCGAAGAGTATGTAGGCAACAACGATTGGGATTTCTACTTAGGCGACACTATCTGGGCTCCAGTCTCGAATAAACTCGGTAAATGGCGTATGACGGTTGAGTTAAAGGGTAACATCATCGCAGACAAGACATTCGACTTAGTAGCAAAAGACGAAGGCCAGTTTTGGAAGCGCAGAGGGTTCTAG
- a CDS encoding M20/M25/M40 family metallo-hydrolase encodes MTQINKQRLVEHFCDLVKIDSESRNEKAIAEALAEQLGELGFEVHKLAVPEEVSNGFNIYARLDGTLPGSTVFSCHMDTVTPGIGIEPIIEDGIIRSKGSTILGGDDKSGIAAIMEAVRCIQAEGQAHKTIEIAFTVFEEGGLFGSLNFDMSYIQSEHAIVLDTGGPIGTIVNAAPGQQKIVAKIKGRPAHAGLAPEEGISAIQVAADAITKMNLLRIDEETTANVGIIEGGQATNIVMPELKVVAEARSLNGEKLTAQVEHMISTFEESAKQFGAEVEIESTRAYDAFVIADDHPHILSIKSAFEKLGVTANTKRTGGGSDANNFNAKGLTTVNLSTGMAKVHTTEEYIAVKDMVAITEFVVAYVTQ; translated from the coding sequence ATGACCCAAATTAATAAACAACGTCTTGTAGAACATTTTTGCGATCTAGTGAAAATTGATAGTGAATCTCGTAACGAAAAAGCGATTGCTGAAGCGTTGGCTGAGCAACTCGGTGAACTGGGTTTTGAAGTTCACAAACTGGCGGTTCCTGAAGAAGTGTCTAACGGTTTCAACATCTACGCTCGTCTAGATGGTACTCTTCCTGGTAGCACAGTGTTCAGCTGTCACATGGACACTGTAACGCCAGGCATCGGCATTGAGCCAATCATCGAAGACGGTATCATCCGCTCTAAAGGCAGCACAATTCTAGGCGGTGACGATAAGTCTGGTATTGCAGCAATCATGGAAGCGGTACGCTGCATTCAAGCTGAAGGTCAAGCACACAAAACCATTGAAATCGCATTCACAGTATTTGAAGAAGGCGGTCTATTTGGTTCTTTGAACTTCGATATGTCTTACATTCAATCTGAGCACGCTATTGTACTAGATACGGGCGGTCCGATCGGCACTATTGTAAATGCAGCACCTGGCCAACAGAAAATCGTTGCTAAGATCAAAGGTCGCCCTGCTCATGCTGGTCTAGCACCAGAAGAAGGCATCAGCGCGATTCAAGTGGCAGCAGACGCTATCACCAAGATGAACCTGCTTCGTATCGATGAAGAAACAACAGCAAACGTTGGTATTATTGAAGGCGGTCAAGCGACTAACATCGTAATGCCAGAGCTTAAAGTGGTTGCGGAAGCTCGTTCCCTAAACGGCGAAAAGCTAACAGCGCAAGTTGAACATATGATTTCAACGTTTGAAGAGAGCGCAAAGCAATTCGGGGCTGAAGTAGAAATCGAATCAACTCGAGCTTACGATGCATTCGTTATTGCAGACGATCACCCGCATATTCTTTCGATCAAATCAGCGTTTGAAAAGCTTGGCGTAACGGCAAACACCAAACGCACCGGTGGCGGTAGTGATGCAAACAACTTCAATGCGAAAGGTCTAACAACCGTTAACCTATCTACAGGTATGGCGAAAGTTCACACCACTGAAGAGTACATCGCAGTGAAAGACATGGTTGCTATCACTGAGTTTGTTGTGGCTTACGTAACACAATAA